From one Actinopolyspora saharensis genomic stretch:
- the rfbB gene encoding dTDP-glucose 4,6-dehydratase: MKVLVTGGAGFIGSHYVRQLLGGHYPAFDGAEVVVLDKLTYAGNVANLAEVAEHPRLRVVRGDVRDSELLAELVPGTDVVVHFAAESHVDRSIAGASDFVLTNVVGTDALLQAALSAGVSRFVHVSTDEVYGSIDEGSWSEENPLEPNSPYSASKASSDLLARAYHRTHGLPVCVTRCSNNYGPYQHPEKMIPLFVTNLLDGEQVPLYGDGTNVRDWLHVDDHCRGIQLVAQSGTPGEVYNIGGGTELTNSELTAKLLRATGMDWSMVRPVTDRKGHDRRYSLRHDKIRDELGYSPAIDLEDGLTDTVRWYRENRSWWQPLKFHEGASA; encoded by the coding sequence ATGAAGGTCCTCGTTACCGGTGGAGCCGGTTTCATCGGTTCGCACTACGTGCGGCAGCTGCTCGGTGGGCACTACCCCGCCTTCGACGGCGCCGAGGTCGTGGTGCTGGACAAGCTCACCTACGCGGGCAACGTCGCGAATCTGGCCGAGGTGGCCGAGCACCCGCGGCTGCGGGTGGTGCGGGGCGACGTCCGCGACTCCGAGCTGCTCGCCGAGCTGGTGCCGGGAACCGACGTGGTGGTGCACTTCGCCGCGGAGTCCCACGTGGATCGCTCGATCGCGGGGGCCTCCGACTTCGTGCTCACCAATGTGGTCGGCACCGACGCGCTGCTGCAGGCGGCCCTGTCCGCCGGAGTGAGCCGCTTCGTGCACGTGTCCACCGACGAGGTGTACGGCTCCATCGACGAGGGGTCGTGGTCCGAGGAGAACCCGCTGGAGCCGAACTCGCCGTACTCGGCCTCCAAGGCGAGCTCGGACCTGCTCGCGCGGGCGTACCACCGCACCCACGGTCTGCCGGTCTGCGTCACCCGGTGCTCCAACAACTACGGCCCCTATCAGCATCCCGAGAAGATGATCCCGCTGTTCGTGACCAATCTGCTCGACGGAGAGCAGGTCCCGCTCTACGGCGACGGCACGAACGTGCGGGACTGGCTGCACGTGGACGATCATTGTCGCGGTATTCAGCTGGTCGCCCAATCCGGCACGCCGGGTGAGGTGTACAACATAGGCGGAGGGACCGAACTCACCAACTCGGAGCTGACGGCCAAGCTGCTGCGGGCCACGGGCATGGACTGGTCGATGGTCCGCCCGGTCACCGACCGCAAGGGGCACGATCGGCGCTACTCGCTCCGGCACGACAAGATCCGGGACGAGCTCGGCTACAGCCCTGCGATCGACCTGGAGGATGGGCTGACCGATACGGTCCGCTGGTACCGGGAGAACCGTTCCTGGTGGCAGCCGCTCAAGTTCCACGAAGGGGCCTCCGCATGA
- a CDS encoding LCP family protein: protein MALLSVIVLASTGYAWGTLRGFNSSVSGHLTIDNTQDAKDGVTDILLVGQDSRTDAQGNPLPQEVLNKLRASDAGGHLTDTMILLRIPNDGSRARAVSFPRDTMVDMGEFGKNKLNSALNNKRVAKLEELKSQGVTDEKRLARESTAAGQQFLMDTIEDFAGLTIEHYAEVNLLGFYKLTKVVGGVEVCLKNPVDDPKSGAEFPAGKQTISKGDALAFVRQRHGLPRGDLDRIVRQQVFMSGLARKMLSANMLGNPAKLSDLMNAMQDSVTLDKGWDVTSFAQQMQGMAAGNIKFDTIPVEMTGPSSGLQADPTEVKQFVDNILLSPEKRKQAQREQERAEELRSETEVDVYNASGVSGLAGRVREDLAERGFDSGEAANAEQSMTSSVVRYSAGNKKAAELAAEDLGGLDVERGGSTETGEISVYLGDDYAGPGARNFSGDGGLQLDGAAQTVPAQSSSSSESGDGPITADGIPCVN, encoded by the coding sequence GTGGCGCTGCTCTCAGTGATCGTGCTGGCTTCCACCGGCTACGCCTGGGGGACGCTGCGCGGCTTCAACTCGAGCGTGAGCGGCCACCTCACGATCGACAACACCCAGGACGCCAAGGACGGAGTCACCGACATCCTGCTGGTCGGTCAGGACAGCCGAACGGACGCGCAGGGCAACCCGCTGCCGCAGGAGGTGCTGAACAAGCTCCGGGCCAGCGACGCGGGCGGCCACCTCACCGACACCATGATCCTGCTGCGCATCCCCAACGACGGCTCCCGTGCGCGGGCCGTCTCCTTCCCGAGGGACACCATGGTCGACATGGGCGAGTTCGGCAAGAACAAGCTGAACTCGGCCCTGAACAACAAGCGGGTCGCCAAGCTGGAGGAGCTCAAGTCCCAGGGGGTCACCGACGAGAAAAGGCTGGCCAGGGAATCCACCGCCGCCGGGCAGCAGTTCCTGATGGACACCATCGAGGACTTCGCCGGGCTCACCATCGAGCACTACGCGGAAGTCAACCTGCTCGGCTTCTACAAGCTCACCAAGGTCGTGGGCGGAGTCGAGGTGTGCCTGAAGAACCCGGTGGACGACCCGAAGTCGGGAGCCGAGTTCCCGGCCGGGAAGCAGACCATCTCCAAGGGTGACGCGCTGGCCTTCGTCCGGCAGCGGCACGGCCTCCCCCGCGGCGATCTCGACCGCATCGTGCGCCAGCAGGTGTTCATGTCCGGTCTGGCCAGGAAGATGCTCTCGGCGAACATGCTCGGCAACCCGGCCAAGCTGTCCGACCTGATGAACGCGATGCAGGACTCGGTCACCCTGGACAAGGGCTGGGACGTGACCTCGTTCGCGCAGCAGATGCAGGGCATGGCCGCGGGCAACATCAAGTTCGACACGATCCCGGTGGAGATGACCGGCCCCAGCTCCGGGCTGCAGGCCGATCCCACCGAGGTCAAGCAGTTCGTGGACAACATCCTGCTCTCTCCGGAGAAGCGCAAGCAGGCCCAGCGCGAGCAGGAGCGGGCCGAGGAGCTGCGCTCCGAGACCGAGGTGGACGTCTACAACGCCTCCGGGGTCTCCGGCCTCGCGGGACGCGTTCGCGAGGACCTGGCCGAGCGCGGCTTCGACAGCGGTGAGGCCGCCAACGCCGAGCAGAGCATGACGAGCTCGGTGGTCCGCTACTCCGCGGGCAACAAGAAGGCGGCCGAGCTGGCCGCGGAGGACCTCGGCGGGCTCGACGTGGAACGGGGCGGCAGCACCGAGACCGGGGAGATCTCGGTCTACCTGGGTGACGACTACGCGGGTCCCGGGGCGCGGAACTTCAGCGGGGACGGTGGTCTGCAGCTCGACGGTGCCGCTCAGACGGTTCCCGCCCAGAGCTCCTCGTCGAGCGAGAGCGGGGACGGACCGATCACCGCCGACGGCATCCCCTGCGTGAACTGA
- a CDS encoding LCP family protein, which yields MDEPDEQVPPPEGSRERAGRPEEAVPGDEASPAEQAGAERSSSAEEVALGGTIVRGDTVPGRSARGRRGGTARRAARIALRSLVVLVSVTTLAFTAASWSAVQFFRSGLSTTDVLSGDVTGSVPEDTATDILLVGSDSRTDAQGNPLPPEVLKLLRTESTSGLNTDTIILVRIPDDGSAATAVSIPRDTAVSRSGGTEKINGVYGLARSERADELRAAGGHTAEEVADRANRAGQRALVQTVQQLTGVRVDHYAKVNLLGFYEVTKALGGVRVCLRRATSDKDSGADFRAGPQVVSGADALAFVRQRHGLPDGDLDRVVRQQVFMAAVTDKLLSTGTLTDTAKLNRLVDAARKSVVLDSDWKLMDFVSRMQSLASGRIGFTTIPVEDPAARDERGRSVVSVDNRRVRRFFSELGRDVDSGDAPGATSSAPETSGTTSGSAPGSAPKQPTHRLTGSRSLMLDGADAAGQSDSAPDKITADGIPCVY from the coding sequence GTGGACGAGCCCGACGAACAGGTCCCGCCTCCGGAGGGCTCGCGCGAGCGAGCGGGCCGTCCGGAGGAGGCCGTTCCGGGTGACGAGGCGAGTCCCGCGGAGCAGGCGGGCGCGGAGCGCTCCTCCTCCGCGGAGGAGGTCGCCCTCGGCGGGACCATCGTTCGCGGGGACACCGTTCCGGGGCGGAGCGCTCGCGGCCGACGCGGCGGGACCGCGCGCCGCGCGGCGCGGATCGCCCTGCGCAGCCTGGTCGTGCTCGTGTCGGTGACGACGTTGGCGTTCACCGCCGCGAGCTGGAGCGCGGTGCAGTTCTTCCGGAGCGGGCTGAGCACGACTGACGTGCTCAGCGGCGACGTCACCGGCAGCGTTCCGGAGGACACGGCCACCGACATCCTGCTCGTCGGCAGCGACAGCAGGACCGACGCCCAGGGCAACCCGCTGCCGCCCGAGGTGCTCAAGCTCCTGCGCACGGAATCCACCAGCGGGCTCAACACGGACACGATCATCCTGGTTCGGATCCCCGACGACGGGAGCGCGGCCACGGCGGTGTCCATTCCGCGGGACACGGCCGTCAGCCGCTCCGGTGGAACCGAGAAGATCAACGGGGTCTACGGGCTCGCGAGGTCGGAGCGGGCCGACGAGCTGCGGGCCGCGGGCGGCCACACCGCCGAGGAGGTGGCCGACCGGGCGAACCGGGCGGGCCAGCGGGCCCTGGTCCAGACCGTGCAGCAGTTGACCGGGGTGCGGGTGGATCACTACGCCAAGGTCAACCTGCTCGGTTTCTACGAGGTCACCAAGGCCCTGGGCGGGGTGCGGGTGTGCCTGCGGCGCGCCACCAGCGACAAGGACTCCGGGGCCGACTTCCGCGCGGGGCCACAGGTGGTCTCCGGAGCGGACGCGCTGGCCTTCGTCCGGCAGCGGCACGGCCTTCCCGACGGGGACCTGGACCGCGTCGTGCGGCAGCAGGTGTTCATGGCCGCGGTGACCGACAAGCTGCTTTCCACCGGAACGCTCACGGACACGGCCAAGCTGAACCGGCTCGTCGACGCCGCGCGCAAGTCCGTGGTGCTGGACAGCGACTGGAAGCTGATGGACTTCGTGAGCAGGATGCAGTCGCTGGCCTCGGGACGGATAGGTTTCACGACCATCCCGGTGGAGGACCCCGCGGCCAGGGACGAGCGGGGGCGCAGCGTCGTGTCCGTGGACAACCGGCGCGTGCGGCGGTTCTTCTCCGAACTCGGCCGCGACGTCGACAGCGGGGACGCCCCCGGAGCCACGTCCTCCGCCCCGGAGACCTCCGGAACCACCTCGGGCAGCGCCCCCGGCAGCGCCCCCAAGCAGCCCACGCACCGGCTGACGGGGAGCCGCTCGCTGATGCTGGACGGGGCCGACGCCGCCGGGCAGAGCGACTCCGCTCCGGACAAGATCACGGCCGACGGGATTCCCTGCGTCTACTAG
- a CDS encoding TIGR03089 family protein: MSVTQTLLAPMLASGASRPLITHYDEAAGGRVELSRATLGNWAAKTANWLTEELDAEPGTPVAVRLPAHWQTAGILLGAWWCGARVVDSAAGAEAAFVPGDRISEAEGADTAVAVGLDALGGSVPGLEDGVLDFASEVRIRGDEFSPMIPVPGDTPALLDRTADELVEAARNRAESLGIGKQDRVLSALDWTLPDGVLDGLLAVVAAQASLVQLTGLPAETSQLLDKRRGDERTTVELGTG; the protein is encoded by the coding sequence ATGAGCGTCACGCAAACGCTGCTGGCTCCGATGCTGGCGAGCGGAGCTTCGCGACCGCTGATCACGCACTACGACGAAGCCGCCGGAGGACGGGTCGAGCTCTCCAGGGCCACCCTGGGCAACTGGGCCGCCAAGACCGCCAACTGGCTGACCGAGGAGCTCGACGCCGAACCGGGCACCCCCGTCGCGGTGCGCCTGCCCGCGCACTGGCAGACGGCGGGGATCCTGCTCGGGGCCTGGTGGTGCGGGGCCAGGGTGGTCGATTCCGCCGCGGGCGCGGAAGCGGCCTTCGTCCCCGGGGACCGGATCTCCGAGGCCGAGGGGGCGGACACCGCCGTGGCGGTCGGCCTGGACGCGCTCGGAGGCTCCGTCCCCGGTCTGGAGGACGGGGTGCTGGACTTCGCCTCCGAGGTGCGCATCCGCGGCGACGAGTTCTCGCCCATGATCCCCGTGCCCGGTGACACCCCGGCCCTGCTCGACCGCACGGCGGACGAGCTGGTGGAGGCCGCGCGGAACCGCGCCGAGTCCCTGGGGATCGGAAAGCAGGACCGGGTGCTGTCCGCACTGGACTGGACGCTGCCGGACGGGGTGCTGGACGGGCTGCTGGCCGTGGTCGCCGCCCAGGCCTCGCTGGTGCAGCTCACGGGACTGCCCGCGGAGACCTCCCAGCTGCTGGACAAGCGGCGCGGGGACGAGCGGACCACCGTGGAGCTGGGCACCGGCTGA
- a CDS encoding thioesterase family protein: MSDTTQPLFQFAGDRFLPTEAAGNPWGELTGGGPVAGLLARAVERSLTDPELFVARMTFDLMRPVPRREVSVSTTTLRSGKRLQVIQAELVCDGEVRTRATVQALRPTELEGPADEPGAPFPGPAGIADGSLIPPELGLRWGVHDVVDVRWIDDQSSPDASRVWMRMPVPLLPGEALTPLVHTATLVDCISAASPVGELFGPWINTDITCYLHRQPAGEWLGMEIRREVETSGIGLARARLFDPHGPVGSAQEAVLVNELG, translated from the coding sequence GTGTCCGATACCACCCAGCCGCTGTTCCAGTTCGCGGGCGACCGGTTCCTGCCCACCGAGGCGGCGGGCAACCCGTGGGGAGAGCTGACCGGCGGCGGCCCCGTCGCCGGGCTGCTCGCCAGGGCCGTAGAGCGGAGCCTCACCGATCCCGAGCTGTTCGTCGCCCGGATGACCTTCGACCTGATGCGCCCGGTGCCCCGCCGCGAGGTGTCCGTGTCGACGACGACGCTGCGCTCCGGCAAGAGACTCCAGGTGATCCAGGCCGAACTGGTCTGCGACGGGGAGGTCCGCACGCGGGCGACCGTTCAGGCGCTGCGCCCCACCGAGCTGGAGGGGCCCGCCGACGAGCCGGGCGCGCCCTTCCCCGGGCCCGCGGGAATCGCCGACGGCTCGCTGATCCCTCCCGAGCTGGGGCTGCGCTGGGGCGTGCACGACGTGGTCGACGTCCGCTGGATCGACGACCAGAGCAGCCCCGACGCCAGCAGGGTGTGGATGCGCATGCCCGTGCCGCTGCTGCCCGGGGAAGCGCTCACCCCCCTGGTGCACACCGCCACGCTCGTGGACTGCATCAGCGCGGCCAGCCCCGTCGGCGAGCTGTTCGGCCCGTGGATCAACACCGACATCACCTGCTACCTGCACCGGCAACCCGCGGGCGAGTGGCTCGGCATGGAGATCAGGCGCGAGGTCGAGACCAGCGGCATCGGCCTGGCCCGCGCGCGACTGTTCGACCCGCACGGGCCGGTGGGCAGCGCCCAGGAGGCCGTGCTCGTCAACGAGCTCGGCTGA